Proteins encoded by one window of Haliotis asinina isolate JCU_RB_2024 chromosome 6, JCU_Hal_asi_v2, whole genome shotgun sequence:
- the LOC137286557 gene encoding uncharacterized protein C6orf118-like translates to MAHKFVSGRQLKNLLNDVERVHKKDIHDYAGGHLNETYIHQIAMATNRVPWQSAKEVPTPPSGKHTVLSVPKPRSAKKDKSMKEILYQFSVGTTGSIPVSSPRVQVPTQTPASKKSGKSSRGSPNKRHSSGSNSSAKSTYTNLEDGVLIEELEATEMMMPSGVRGGRDVSFADEENMTYTTGTSPAPDNAGKLKFRYTFLPMQNVGITKQDQYRKIKDFESAVLRKHETCEQKVLSGVKAVEHHERKLQQELDAFNLNGMGPNFHKLQVYSDTFEDLIQESPTFAYILRCIKSEYDNYIATLLDGQTVQHHVLQEQVEQMAARGTSRPRELFTATERLTSLEEQARTLLLKNEQMREEVREQTEWLATAPEPEPAPTIGLAPVHYKDTQMELADEIEHVKALILEKLDALNALRCHLRDECVPLTVCTHLEQCIKETEVEVQKLLKQNEYYERSIAEMDHDLKEAITDADTSEKDAKRIWRKVNSKRGIPGARPSSSQPQSDSDDEEESKWNWYIS, encoded by the exons ATGGCACACAAATTTGTATCCGGGCGACAGCTCAAAAACCTACTGAATGATGTTGAAAGAGTTCACAAGAAAGATATACATGACTATGCAGGGGGTCACCTAAATGAAACCTATATCCACCAAattgccatggcaacaaatCGTGTGCCATGGCAAAGTGCAAAGGAGGTACCTACACCACCTTCAGGTAAACACACAGTGCTGTCGGTACCTAAGCCAAGAAGTGCAAAGAAGGACAAATCAATGAAAGAAATTCTCTACCAGTTCAGTGTAGGGACCACTGGAAGCATTCCAGTGTCATCACCAAGAGTGCAAGTTCCAACGCAAACGCCAGCTTCCAAAAAGAGTGGAAAAAGTTCAAGAGGTTCCCCAAACAAGCGTCATTCAAGTGGAAGTAATTCTTCTGCCAAGTCAACATACACGAACCTTGAAGATGGGGTTTTGATAGAAGAACTGGAAGCGACGGAGATGATGATGCCATCAGGTGTTCGAGGAGGGAGAGATGTGAGCTTCGCTGATGAGGAGAATATGACGTACACAACAGGGACATCGCCCGCCCCAGACAATGCTGGGAAGCTCAAGTTCAGATATACATTCCTCCCCATGCAGAATGTAGGCATTACCAAACAGGACCAGTACCGCAAAATCAAGGATTTTGAGTCAGCAGTGTTGAGAAAACACGAGACCTGTGAACAGAAAGTGTTGTCAGGGGTCAAGGCCGTTGAACATCACGAGAGAAAGCTGCAGCAG GAATTAGATGCCTTTAACCTTAATGGAATGGGACCCAACTTCCACAAACTGCAGGTGTACAGTGATACGTTTGAAGACCTCATACAGGAGTCGCCGACATTTGCTTACATCCTCCGCTGTATCAAG TCTGAGTATGACAACTACATCGCCACCTTGTTGGATGGACAGACTGTCCAGCATCACGTACTACAGGAGCAGGTGGAACAGATGGCTGCAAGAGGTACCTCACGACCACGTGAACTCTTCACTGCCACAGAGAGGCTCACGTCACTGGAGGAACAAGCTCGAACACTGCTGCTGAAGAATGAACA AATGAGGGAAGAGGTTCGTGAACAGACTGAGTGGCTGGCCACAGCTCCGGAGCCAG AACCTGCTCCAACCATCGGTCTGGCACCGGTACATTACAAGGACACCCAGATGGAGCTGGCTGATGAAATCGAGCACGTGAAGGCCCTGATCCTTGAGAAGCTAGATGCCCTGAATGCCCTGAGATGTCACCTGAGGGATGAGTGTGTACCCTTGACAGTTTGTACCCATCTGGAGCAGTGCATCAAGGAAACGGAG GTAGAGGTGCAGAAGTTGCTGAAACAGAACGAGTACTACGAGcggagtattgctgaaatggACCACGACCTGAAAGAGGCCATCACTGATGCAGACACCAGTGAAAAGGATGCCAA ACGAATATGGAGGAAGGTTAACTCAAAGCGTGGTATTCCTGGTGCAAGGCCATCCTCATCACAGCCGCAGAGTGACAGTGACGATGAGGAGGAGAGCAAGTGGAATTGGTACATTTCGTAA